In Motacilla alba alba isolate MOTALB_02 chromosome 2, Motacilla_alba_V1.0_pri, whole genome shotgun sequence, the DNA window ggggaaaaaaggagtgagagagagagcaagCGAGACAGAAACACCAAAGCCGACAGAAAACCCGCGCTCCCAACTATTGCGACACAGAGCGAAGAGCACGGCGAAGGCTGGCGGCGAGGTGCGAGCGGGAGCGGGCCGGGCCGTGGGAGCGGGCCGGGCCGAGGAAGCGGACCGGGGCTGGGTGGGGGGGGGCCGTGAGAGCGGGCCGGGCCGTGGGAGGAGCGGGCTGCCTCCCCCCCGTGGGTGGGCAGGCGGCGCCCGGTGCCTCCGCGCTGCCCCCCCGCCGGGCGGGTCTCGGCCGTTCGGCGCGGCTGCCCGGTGACCGCTGCCGCCTCCCCGCAGCGCACAGCGAGCCCCCGCACCTCGGAGCCGGCGGCCAGCACGACGGCGGCCCCCAGCCCCCCACCATGAACACCATCGTCTTCAGCAAGCTCAGCGGCCAGGTGCTTTTCGAGGAGGACGCCAAGgagcgggagcggagcggccgGTCCTACGTGGGGGTGGTGGAGGGCCCGCACCACGCCGAGGTGCTGCTCCCCGACAGCCCGTCCATCAAGGAGAGCCTCATCCTGCGCAACCGGCGGACGGGGTATGCCGTGCGCTCGTCTCCGCGCCGCGCACCGGCTTCGGGGGCGGCCCTGCCCGCGCTGCCGGCGCTGCCGGCCGCCGCGTCGCCGATCTGGGGTTGAGAGATGGGTTTCTAGCTGGGTCTTTGCCCGCGGCCCCGGGTTCGTGTTTTCTGGGCTTCTCATTCCACAGCTGCGGTGGGAAATTCCGGCAATAGGTGATGCAGGGGCGTGCGATTGGGCTGGAATGTACCAGACAGAGcgctcctgtcctgctgtgcttgACCTCCCCCTCTGCCTCCGAACAGAAAGAAACCGGGTACACCGGGGCTCCACCGGCTTGTTCGGGCGCTTCATCTGATAAAAGTCTCCAGAACGGAGGCGCCAGGCGGGACGTGTGAGACCTGGGGGacggggcggcggcgcggccgatCCCCGCCGGCGGTGCCGCGGCAGCGGGGCTGAGGCGGGCGGGCACCGCGCGGCCCCGGCACTTGTTCCGCCGTTCCGCGGGTTCGCAGCGCGCCGAGCGAACGGGCGGGAAGGAGCTGCGTTGCCCGCGCgttcccagggatgggatttAGAATGATCTAGCGCGATGCCAGTCGGGGGCTGGATAACATGATATTAGGATCGGGTTTGCTAAAACGGCAGCTCAGGGTAAGCCGCCCGAAGCCttttatgttttgggtttttttgggaggggggtttggtttgttgggttttttggggtcaggttttttggggtttttttgatgcTGGAACAGGTGAAATAGAAGGTGATGAGAGGACGTGCGAGCTCTGGCTCGTTGACAGCCGTAGCTCGGAGGGTCGATCGGGAGTGCGCTGACCAGACATTTCGGGTCAGCGTTACAAAGTAAAGATCGAGGACCACAGTCAGGCGGCTGCGAAACCGAGGAGTCCGGGGGAGTCGCTTGTGCTGACCAACTTCCACCGTAGCGATTGCGTCAGCTCGCAGTTTTACCGGCCGTGCTGGCCGAGAGGTCGCAGGTGTGTGTCACCGGGGCGCTGTCGCAGCCGATCGCGGCGGAGCGCGGCTGCCGCGGGAGCGGGGAGAGCGGCgcggcccagcccggccccgtGGCGCCCCCTGCCGCCTCCAGGCGCACCCAGCGCCGCCCGGAGCCCCCTCCGCCCGCGCCGCGCTGCCGCCGGCCCCAGCCCACCTCTGGGCTTTCCTCAGCATTCCTCCGATTTTGTTCACTCACTTTTTATTGTAGGCCTTCATCTTCAAAgggactctttttttttttttttttttttttttaacggaACCCGGGTTTCGTTCCCCCGGCATACGCTGTTGCTCGGCAGGCGCGGGGCTTTGCGGGCTGACTCGCGTCGCTGCCGGCGGCATTGGGAGCGGCATGCCGGCTCCCCCAGGAGCACGGCTCGCCGCCGGCTCCGAGGGGGAAAACGATCCAGGAACTGCTCGGTGCCGCGGGTAACTCTTGAGCATCAGCGGGAAATAAAGCCGGGCGGGGGAatcaggctgggctggccccGGGGTAACGCGCACCGCAGCCGCGGGATGAGCGGCGGCCGTGCGAGATGCGGCCTGGCCGCGCTGGGAAGCCCCTCTGTAGACAGACCGGCCACACTCCGGTCAGGAGCCGAGCACCGAAAACATCGGGACACTCGCACCGGCGGAGCCCTGAAAtccccgcggcgccgccgcccgggcCCGCATCATAACCGCGGCCATTCACCAGCTCCGAGTCCGCTCGCCCAGAGCCTCCGCGAGGAGTTCGGGGTGGCATCACCTTCTCTTGAGCAGTCGTCCGGGCCGAGGGTTGCGGCTGTGGAAATCCCCGAACACCCCCGAAGCGAGCTCAGGGCTCGGCTTCTccgggcagggctcagcccgggGCCGGGCACCCGAGCCGGGTGCCCCCTGGGACGGGGCGCATCCACCGCAGCCGGGCAGGGGagcccggggccgggcggggcagcgggcagggcccggggccgggcagcgggCAGGTCCCGCCGCTCCGCTCCTCAGCGCCCCTTCTCCGCGGCAGGGCGCGGCAGAGCGGCGGGAAGGTGCGGCACAAGCGGCAGGCGCTGCAGGACATGGCGCGGCCGCTCAAGCAGTGGCTCTACAAGCACCGCGACAACCCATACCCCACCAAGACGGAGAAGATTCTGCTGGCCCTCGGCTCCCAGATGACCCTGGTGCAGGTAAGGACGGGAACCCCTTACCCCCACCTCTAAAAGCCGCTCCGAGGCGTTTCGTGGAcgggagggatggggacagcatCTGCCAAAGCGCCTCTGTGAGCTGAGCAAAGGACATTGCTGGGTATCAGGGAGCATCGTGGCAGCCAGCAAGACCGGGGTCCTGTGCACATCCTTCTTCCATTctcccctgggctcccccaccccagcagagctgtctctctcAAACAAGAGTTACCACATCTTAGCTGTCTTGGCTGTAAAAATGCTGAAGACAATCAGCAAAAAGTGTGTGCTTGCAGTCCTAGGAATAGATGGTCTCATCCTTTCATCTCATTCataaatacaatgaaaaaatttttgcttgtctttaaaaattctCAAGTAAAAAGTATAAGTAATGGGAGAATTcagcacagaacagaaattgttgaggaaataatttcaggGAGCTACTCTTCCCTTTTGAAAAGGGGGTAGGATGGAAACTGCTCTAATATTCTGATAATAATTGTCATCACCTGTTGCACAGTCATCAGCGTTACCATACGCACTGTGTGCAGTGGCTCAGCACACACAGTCTTGCAGGAGTTATCATTGTGATGTAGTTAGACATGGGGAGTAATTGTTTTGCTCTCAGGTAATTCTCCCCTGAAAACTGGCAGTTTTCTTGCTGTAAGAGGCATAAATTTTGCTGCAAATGTCTATAAATCTCActtctttgttctctttgcCATCTGGTACTCTACTGAAATACGAGGTTAAATGCTATCAGTTGCTGAGTGATGCTATCTCAGGTCTGGATGCTGCAAAGATTTATGCATTGTGAATAATCTAATTTCCTTACTGCAAGCTACTGCTAGGTGTGTAAAATGAAACCCATGTGTTTGCAGGATTGGGTCCTCATCACTCTGCCTAACACATTATGTGTCACTTTGCAAAGAGCACAAAGAGATCAAAGTAACCTAAagtattagaaaaaaacagGTGGTAATTCAGCTTTATTATTCTGAGTGCCCCTTCAAAAAAACCTGTGCTATGAACTTCAGTTCTAGTAATGGCAAAATGGGAAATTTTTACACTTCAGTACCTCACTATGAAACTATTGCACTAGGAAAAACACTATAGCTTtgacaaaaataatattaatgtCTCAGAAAATGCCAGTTATAACTGGAAGATATAGTTAAAACAActtctcttgcttttaaaaatatatatgaaaggTTTAAACTATGATTACATAAACACTATCCCTTCAATGGCACAATTCAATAGGAGTATTTTATTGGACCAAGGCTCTTAGAATACCCCTGCATTTTTACATGAGATTTAAAACATACATCCAGAGTATCTGTTGGGACATTTTCACATTAATGACACCTTGAGGAGTTCTactgttcttttaaaaagtgcCTCAGAATGaacagagaagggagaagaacTGGTGGGCTTTTGCAGGATTTCTCTCGTGGCAGCTTTGATAAATCCTGATGGGGATAAGAAGTGTTAGCCTTTATAAAAGCATCAAGTGAGCCATGGTGACTTCTCCACAGAGTTTTGTGATCTACTTGCGGTgtagaataaaattaaaaagaatccGTGAGGGCTGCAATTAGCTCTGTTAGACCCGTGTGACTCTAGTGGATTTATGCTGAAACTGAATTTGACCAGTTTCGTTTCTAGGAACTATAATATTTGAAAGAACTGTGCAAACAGGCATATCTATCTTCATTTACAAAAGCACAACATCAAAGAGAAATCCCAGgtgtttttttcatcttttttgtgCAGTGCTCTTTTAGTCCAGGAATTTGATAGCATCTGTATGAGATGTAAATACATATGTCTGGCACCAGCAGTAATTCCTGAGCCACAAAGAGCTAAACAACACACACCCTACACCTACTTTTTGGATGCTCAAAAAGAACAAGACTGTAATTCAGTTCAAAATTTTTGTTCTCTAAGAGTGAGAGAGAGCATGCCAGGGCGTGGTCCCAGTCACACTGAGTACATCTGAAATAGCTTTCCTGAAGGCTGTGCTCTTTCAGACGAGCAGTGTAACCAAGAGCAGGTTTGGGACTGGGCTGTGGGTCTGTTGGAAAGCTTTGCTTCTGTCCTAGGAGAAGCACTATGCAAAAGCATCAACCAGGGTTGCCTATAAATTGTTTTTCTAATCTAGTAATATTGTTGGACATCATTGGGGAACTGGGAATCAGCATATGATGTTTTCTCTGGGTTAAACGCCTTCACATTTGCTGACCTGTCTCATATTTCCTACGCTTTTTACATTTCTCAGTGTTGTTCCGTGGTGTTTGCTCCCAGAGCTTTCCCCTCCTGTGGAGGCTGTTGTCTGCTGTCAGCTGCTACCTCTTCCCAGCATCCCTCCTGTGCTGACACCTTGTCATCACAAGCCATAGGAAAGGCAAAAGATACTGTTGAATATCCCTTTGAGCTTCTGACAAAATCCCATTTAGGGAATGAATggttggggtgtttttttggtttttacctGACTGACAACCTTGGAAAAGGTCTTCAGTGGCTGCCTGGAAGATGATGGTGGTCACAGCAATTTTGATCATACAGATGTAActcccctccctgtgctttTCCTTCATCTAATGAACCTTATTCCAGTATGTACCATCTATCCAAAGGAGCTTTTTTCAGGACCATGGCATAGATAAAACCAATTCTTCTGCGAGACAAGGAGGTGAACATACAGCcctgtttttttacttttgttattAGGATAAACTAATTACATGCTAATGACTAATAAATTTTGTATCTGCATGACAAATCTTccacaaatttattttcattagtttttctgttgctcatttggctgattttaaattaatttgttctaCTTTACTAATACTTTGGCCTACCCCACTGTTCTTGGGTGCAGTGGGACAGCAAGGGGACTATTCCAGATGCATGTCCAACTGCAGTGCTGAAGGAAAGTCAGACTCTTTCAAGGAGGTAGGATTTTGCAGGAATCATAAATCATCTTGTTTCTTAAGTAGTAGTAGCAAAACCTGGGGCAAATTCTGGGCTGACTTACTCCTGTGCAGGCCAACAAGGTCTTTGGGAGTCCTCAAGGCAAATGTTATTGCAGATTTCAGTCCAACAGTCCAAAGTTTTCTACTTCCACAACTGCCAAAGCAGGAAACCAAAAAAGCAATATAGTTTGAAAaggcattttatattttactccAATTAGATTCCAATTCAGAATCCAATAACTTGTCCTATTAGTATGCtacattttcatttgtattaTTACCACagtgtttgatttattttatttaaaattttggtttagatgttcttgtgaaataaaaaagaaaaatggcagcATATTCCTTCCAGAAAGAAATATGAGTGCGTGTATTGTTGGAAAGGAGATTTTTCAATACAAAGATTTGTATATCAGTCATGTGCTGCTATGGATTTAATAATATTCAGATTTATAAAGGCATATCTGGATTACTGGAGGAGGAGAATCACTTGATGTCTGTTCCCTTTCTGAAAGTTTGGCCGCTGTTAAGCACTGAAGCAGaacaaattacaataaaattgaAGATGTGTCTTCAGAAGTAAAGCCAGAGGGTCAATATTTCATGATGCTGATATAAGTACCTGATGCTCTTAGAGAACAACTGAActgctgtaaaaaaatgaatgctGGAAAGCACATCTATTATCGTCCCCcttgggttttgtctttttactTCTCAAAGAACTACGGGATTGTTACTTTACAAGAATAGTGAGTTTCATCATGTGTTTTTTCAAGATACTTCTTGGGAGGTTTATGTGACAAAGAATTTCCCACTGGCTTttatctaaataatttttttgttggttttttaaattatttttggagATCACAGTAACACAGCTTGGGACCATGGGAAAGGTTGGATGGTTTTGGCAGCTTTGGCTGTTTCTTTTTGTAATGGTTTAGGTCAGTGTGTTGAAAACTGGCACTCTTTGTGAGTGGGACCTACAGCAGTGGACAGGCAGGTTTTTAGAGACCACATGGATAGACAATGTAACACTTGGGGCTGGTTGAAATGAGTGGTAAAATTGTTGTTGTCTTTGAAGGAGACAGGTGGTGGCTGGAGGTCAGGGTGTGCTTTCTGACTGGTACAGCCTGTGGCCatgcagcctgttccagttcATGCACCTGGGGGTTGTCCAAGACTGAAGAGTGAGAGAGGTGTTGACTCTCACGATGTCTtagaaatcagaattttccaGCAGCATGCACCAGTGCCCaaaagctggaaagcagctaGAGATTACCACATCATAGATTAAGCCTAAGTACCTTGAATGGATTTGACtaacttcccttttttccaagGCTTTAATGGGCCTTGTTGTAATTGCATTTGGGATAAGAGTTTCTCGAGTGAGTTTGCTGCTCCTTGGTTTAGTTAAAAGTTTCTCTTCTAAGAGCTGACTTGAGGTTCtttcagaatcacagagtcatttatgttggaaaagacctttataatcattgagtccaatcaTTGACCCAGCACTGGCAAGTCCACTGCTAAACCATGTCTCTAAGCACCCTGtctacatttcttttaaatacctccaggtACAGTGACTCAGCCACGGTAACTTTcactgggcaacctgttccattGCCTGCAAtcctttctgtaaagaaatttttcctgatatttaatctaaacttcccctgaTTCAAtttgagaccatttcctcttgtcctatcactttTCACTTGGGAGAACAGATTGACCCCCCTTCAcctacaacctcctttcaggtaaaGAGCAATGAGAtcttccctgagcctcctttacTCCAGGCTAAACCACTCCCACTCCCTCAGCTGTttctcatcagacttgtgctccagacctttcCCCAACTCTATTGTCCTTCCCTGGACTCGATCCAGCGCCTCAGTGTCCTTCCTGAattgaggggcccagaactggacacagcactcaagttGCAGCCTCGCCATTGCTAAGCACAAGGGtacaatcactgccctggtcctgctggctgcaTGTTATGGTCCAGTTCTTAAAATTGTTAGAAATGCCTCTGCCTGAATTAAGATGCAAACCAGACCGTATGCCAAAGGATTGCAGTCCCTGACaccacactattgctgatccaggccaggatgccattgtctttcttggccacctggacaCTCGCTGGCTCACATTCAGCTGATGTTGATCAGCATGCTCGGATCCTTTTCCAGCAGGCATCTTTCCATCCAAttcccccagcctgtcctgctgcaggggtggTTGTGACCCAGGGGCAGGCACTTGGCTTTGCTGAACCTCGTACCTCTGGCCTTggcccatggatccagcctgtccagagcccttgcagagccttcctgctctccagcagagcaaCACTCCCGCCCAGTTTGGtatctctgcaaactgactgagggtgcCCTCGATGCCCTTGTGCAGATCACTGATAAAGCTATTGACATAACTGGCTCCCAGTACCaagccctggggaacaccactggtgactgggGACCAGCTGGATGTAGCTCCCTTCACCAacactctctgggcctggccacACAAACTGTTTTTTACCCAGCAAAGAGCACACCCACCCAAGCCATGGAcagccagcttctccaggagatGCTGTGGGAAATCGTGTCAAAGGTTTTACTGATGTCCAGGTAgacacatccacagcctttcccacgTCTACTAAGTGAGGCACACTGTCATAGATgaagatcaggttggtcaagcagAGCCTGCCTTTCACAAATCCttgctggctgggcctgatccccTGACTGTCTTGTATCTGATGTGTGATGGCACTTAAAATCATCTGCTCCATAAAGAGCAGGAGGACAAGGTGCAATACATTTATCTCATTATGAAATAATGATCAAATACTACTATTCCCTTCTCTCATAGCAGAAGACTTAAAATCTGACTCATCTTTTCACATTGAtatgcagaaagcaaagcaatggCATGGGAAGAATGAGCCCAAAATAAACCAAGAGTACCAGGCAGAAATCACTCCTGCtgaatttaaatgcttttatgtATGAATCACACTAATACTACCCTATCTTTTCTGTAAATGGCACTTCACTGATGAAAAATTTCAATATGTaataaaatgaagcagaatGAAATCTTTAtggtgagaggctggaaagctgTCAGTTTGGTAAAATGCTATCCTGCAGTGCTGTTGATTGGGACGCTGGATTGATCCATCTCTACTGTTAAATACTTGGTTTCAGAATTACACTGTCATGCAGCAGGTGactgctgcttcagctgagcAGTCTGGCATGACTTTGCTAACAGCATTAGGAAGTGCATGGATTCCAGCCCACCCTATCTCATTTACTGTAAAAATTGCTGTGTAAATATGAAGATTACAAGCAAGTAGCCtcaaaagagaattaaaattactttgccAGCTACAGTTTTGGTTTTCTAACCTGTCATAGTAAACTACATGGCTTGTAATGTTATGTGTTTGCCATCTGAGCACTGATCCAGTGCTCACCGTATTTTCAGTGGAGCCCTGTTTCATGTAAACGTGATTTTAAGTAACATCAAAGTGACAGGCATAAGGCACCACTGCTAAGTTCTAGGTGAGGTTCTGAactgcagctttgctttttcttcaggcacgtagtgtttatttttctcataatCACTAAAGAAGAGATTATTGATCCAGAATAATTGGACAGATACTTCTGTGTGATTTATACAGTAACCTTAGCTACAACAGACAGATGACAAAACGAGGACCAAAATCCAACACTAAGGTTTACAATCTGGCTCTCTGTTAGGTGGGGATAGCAGGTATTGATAAAACATGTGCGAACTTGCTTTGCAGGTTGATGTAAATTAAATGATGTGATTGTTCCCAGGTCAGAATATGACAGCAATCTGGCTTTCTCTTTGTGCGTGTTCACAACACAGAGATGCAAACAGGCCTGTAGGCTGCTAACATTCTTTACATTCTCCTTTGCAAGTGATGCTACTCTGCTCCTTCTTGCCGAGGTCATGTCAAAATGCACTTATTCCTGCCAGGGTTAAAGAGTACTTTGAACACCTTATTTATCACTAAGTAAGTATCATTAGAATGTAGGTCACTTGCCTCTGCTCTTGCTCACGGTAAAGATAGAGTTGccagtattttctgtctttttgagTGGCAGTAGAATCAAGGCCAGTATTTTCTCAGGTGTGCTTTCATGCAAAGCCACTGCAAGTACACACATCCCAGTTGGTGGTTTAATTAGCAATGCTGGCACTGAAGGGTAGACTGTGCCTTTTTGCTCAGTCTGTGCCTAAAACACTGTGAAACACCTGTGTTTGAGGCTGACTTTGTAATGAGCCTGTATGCTAGAGGGATACCAACATGAATCCATTTTGCTAAGTCAAACTCTAGAAATGCTTTGAAGTTGGGAAGGAAGACAAAGCAGACTATTGTTTTGTAGTCACCTTGTGAGGAATTGCATCTTTACTATATTTTAAACTGTCCACAACAAAAAGAGTTTGTAAAATCAGCTTCTCTGTAGACCAAATGGTGGATTTCTGCAGTGAGTCAAAGTACCTTGTACTCTCTGTAAGACTTTCCTGATGCCCACAGCTTGTCAGACTCTGAGTTCTGTTGAAGTAAGTACAAGGGAGAATTTGGGCTTTTATATATACAAATTTAGAATGTCTTTTTCTGTTCAATGGACTATATAAATGTCAAAGGAAATTCTTGAATATTAGATATTAGTTTAATTTAGGAAGTTTGTAATATATTAAAGGTCCATATTAAAAGTTCAGGGTTTTatctttgaaatttaaaaaaaagagattaatatGAAACTGGTATTTGGGACACCTTAATTGAAACCTTGTGATAATGTGGTTTTGCTAACACTTGGGAAGCATGGGAAGCCTGAAATTGCCTTCCTGTATTaccactgctctgctcagtggtaATTTCATGGACTTCTGTTCATATTTCTCTTGTTGTGGTCCCCTTAAAGCATACATAAAACTTTTGAGGACTCTGTGGGTTGATTGATTTGCCTGATTTTCAAGGGAGGCTAATACACACGTTTGTATGCAGGTATCAAACTGGTTTGCCAACGCAAGACGTCGCCTGAAGAACACTGTCAGGCAGCCAGATCTGAGCTGGGCTTTACGAATAAAACTGTACAACAAATATGTTCAGGGAAATGCTGAGCGACTCAGCGTGAGCAGCGATGACTCATGCTCTGAAGGTTTGTTGATGCTCTTTTATCGATTTTAAACTgattaaaatgtatttagaaaGTATTAGATACCCTAAGTGAGCTGTAATTTTTAATCACAAATACCCTCAGTGGATCTGCCTTTATTGTTTTTGTGAATTAGGTGCCTCTTTTGGCTCCCAGCTACCACACAGCCTTGCAAAGCAGGATTGTGTAAGTTGTTCAAGGTGGCAATCTGGCTGTGTGTTGTTATATTTCATTGTTGCTAGAGAGATAATTGTTTGTTCATTACATTCTCCAAGCCTATTCCTTTAGTCtgaattaagggaaaaaaatga includes these proteins:
- the MKX gene encoding homeobox protein Mohawk isoform X4 — protein: MNTIVFSKLSGQVLFEEDAKERERSGRSYVGVVEGPHHAEVLLPDSPSIKESLILRNRRTGARQSGGKVRHKRQALQDMARPLKQWLYKHRDNPYPTKTEKILLALGSQMTLVQVSNWFANARRRLKNTVRQPDLSWALRIKLYNKYVQGNAERLSVSSDDSCSEDGENPPRNHMNEGGYNKPVHHTVIKTESSVIKTGVRPEASANEDYVSPPKYKSSLLNRYLNDSLRHVMATNAAMMEKTRQRNHSGSFSSNEFEEELVSPSSSETEGNFVYRTGLLWHCS
- the MKX gene encoding homeobox protein Mohawk isoform X3, with product MNTIVFSKLSGQVLFEEDAKERERSGRSYVGVVEGPHHAEVLLPDSPSIKESLILRNRRTGARQSGGKVRHKRQALQDMARPLKQWLYKHRDNPYPTKTEKILLALGSQMTLVQVSNWFANARRRLKNTVRQPDLSWALRIKLYNKYVQGNAERLSVSSDDSCSEDGENPPRNHMNEGGYNKPVHHTVIKTESSVIKTGVRPEASANEDYVSPPKYKSSLLNRYLNDSLRHVMATNAAMMEKTRQRNHSGSFSSNEFEEELVSPSSSETEGNFVYRTENLENGPNKCES